The following are encoded in a window of Paramormyrops kingsleyae isolate MSU_618 chromosome 12, PKINGS_0.4, whole genome shotgun sequence genomic DNA:
- the LOC140593637 gene encoding unconventional myosin-IXb-like isoform X2, translating into MGLSASSFHLATKCSFFRTLLKKHPHRKVQLSDQGRKPMEKESIHRLLEHIELHGLQTEGIYRKPGSVKGMRELRQQLEKDPMAVCLEDYPIHCVTGLVSEWLRNLPEPLTTFSQYSGFLHAMEPPEKSEQLGRISQVLDMLPPASIDMLERLFFHLVRVASEEGHNRMSTHSLAIVFAPSILRPPNTTNPLDIMKDMSKITMCLELILNEQKRRYEELNEGEENEIMANCISLTPCRLYRAQGQNDLDTIPH; encoded by the exons ATGGGTTTGTCAGCATCATCTTTTCATCTTGCAACTAAGTGCAGCTTTTTCAGGACTCTTCTGAAGAAGCATCCCCATAGAAAAGTCCAGTTGTCAGACCAGGGGAGAAAG CCCATGGAGAAGGAGAGCATTCACCGGCTACTGGAGCACATAGAGCTGCATGGCCTCCAAACTGAGGGCATTTACCGCAAGCCTGGTAGCGTCAAGGGCATGAGGGAGCTGCGCCAGCAGCTGGAGAAAG ACCCAATGGCGGTATGTCTGGAGGACTACCCCATCCATTGTGTCACTGGCCTGGTCAGTGAATGGCTCCGGAACCTGCCTGAACCATTGACAACCTTCAGCCAGTACAGTGGCTTCCTGCATGCCATGG agccaccagaaaagtcaGAACAACTGGGGAGAATCTCCCAGGTGCTGGACATGCTCCCTCCAGCCAGCatcgacatgctggagagactctTCTTCCACTTAGTCAG ggtggccagtgaggaaggccaTAATCGCATGTCCACCCATTCGCTGGCCATAGTCtttgccccctccatccttcGCCCTCCTAACACCACAAACCCGCTTGACATTATGAAGGACATGAGCAAAATCACGAT GTGTCTGGAGCTCATTTTAAACGAGCAGAAGAGACGCTATGAGGAGCTGAATGAGGGGGAGGAAAATGAAATTATGGCAAACTGTATTTCCCTGACGCCCTGCCGGTTATACCGTGCACAGGGACAGAATGACCTGGACACTATCCCACATTAA
- the LOC140593637 gene encoding unconventional myosin-IXb-like isoform X1, whose amino-acid sequence MGLSASSCRFATKCRFFRKLLKKRPRKDVQLSDQGKKPMEKESIHRLLEHIELHGLQTEGIYRKPGSVKGMRELRQQLEKDPMAVCLEDYPIHCVTGLVSEWLRNLPEPLTTFSQYSGFLHAMEPPEKSEQLGRISQVLDMLPPASIDMLERLFFHLVRVASEEGHNRMSTHSLAIVFAPSILRPPNTTNPLDIMKDMSKITMCLELILNEQKRRYEELNEGEENEIMANCISLTPCRLYRAQGQNDLDTIPH is encoded by the exons ATGGGTTTGTCAGCATCCTCTTGTCGTTTTGCAACCAAGTGCCGTTTTTTTAGGAAGCTTCTGAAGAAGCGTCCTCGTAAAGATGTCCAGTTGTCAGACCAGGGGAAAAAG CCCATGGAGAAGGAGAGCATTCACCGGCTACTGGAGCACATAGAGCTGCATGGCCTCCAAACTGAGGGCATTTACCGCAAGCCTGGTAGCGTCAAGGGCATGAGGGAGCTGCGCCAGCAGCTGGAGAAAG ACCCAATGGCGGTATGTCTGGAGGACTACCCCATCCATTGTGTCACTGGCCTGGTCAGTGAATGGCTCCGGAACCTGCCTGAACCATTGACAACCTTCAGCCAGTACAGTGGCTTCCTGCATGCCATGG agccaccagaaaagtcaGAACAACTGGGGAGAATCTCCCAGGTGCTGGACATGCTCCCTCCAGCCAGCatcgacatgctggagagactctTCTTCCACTTAGTCAG ggtggccagtgaggaaggccaTAATCGCATGTCCACCCATTCGCTGGCCATAGTCtttgccccctccatccttcGCCCTCCTAACACCACAAACCCGCTTGACATTATGAAGGACATGAGCAAAATCACGAT GTGTCTGGAGCTCATTTTAAACGAGCAGAAGAGACGCTATGAGGAGCTGAATGAGGGGGAGGAAAATGAAATTATGGCAAACTGTATTTCCCTGACGCCCTGCCGGTTATACCGTGCACAGGGACAGAATGACCTGGACACTATCCCACATTAA